From a region of the Gemmatimonadales bacterium genome:
- a CDS encoding endonuclease/exonuclease/phosphatase family protein has translation MPVRWWLAWGGAAAAVFAAIGLRAGGDQWWPVFPLLFGPRWMALPLLVLPLPLLLSRPRSGIVPALLTMVAVLAGILGMRIGPARIGLAASGPTMFRLVEFNMATSQAVTRTTLARLDSMDADVATLVECPSYSDAIRVPAGWNFKSGGELCFLSKFPIVAWDFRSQDDIWKLHGKLAIAKATIRIGSQAVTIALLHLKSPRDALIEFRHPSAWPGLSTGVDSISAIRNVESRLAIAFLQPVIDSGGPLIVAGDFNTPEESRIYSRWWSRFSDAFEEAGIGAGYSWHSRWHGIRIDHILMNDRVASRRTWIGPDLGSDHVPVLADLVVRPQRTSTAR, from the coding sequence ATGCCGGTCAGATGGTGGCTCGCCTGGGGCGGCGCCGCAGCCGCAGTATTCGCTGCGATCGGCCTTCGAGCCGGAGGCGATCAGTGGTGGCCCGTGTTCCCGCTCCTCTTTGGTCCGCGCTGGATGGCCCTCCCCTTGCTCGTCCTGCCGCTGCCGCTGCTGCTTTCGCGGCCCCGATCCGGGATCGTTCCGGCGCTGCTGACCATGGTAGCGGTCCTCGCCGGAATTCTTGGCATGCGCATCGGACCGGCGCGGATTGGTCTCGCCGCCTCGGGCCCGACGATGTTCCGGCTGGTCGAATTCAACATGGCGACCAGCCAGGCGGTAACGAGAACCACTCTCGCGCGACTCGACTCGATGGATGCGGACGTCGCCACCCTGGTCGAGTGTCCGTCGTATTCCGATGCGATTCGCGTCCCCGCAGGATGGAATTTCAAGTCGGGCGGAGAGCTCTGTTTTCTCTCGAAGTTTCCGATCGTCGCGTGGGACTTCCGATCGCAGGATGACATCTGGAAGCTCCACGGCAAGCTCGCGATCGCGAAGGCGACGATCCGGATCGGGTCGCAAGCTGTCACCATCGCCCTGCTGCACCTGAAATCGCCGCGCGACGCGCTGATCGAGTTCCGCCATCCATCGGCGTGGCCCGGTCTGTCGACCGGCGTCGATTCGATTTCGGCAATCCGCAACGTCGAATCGCGGCTGGCGATCGCGTTCCTGCAGCCTGTGATTGATTCCGGTGGCCCGCTGATTGTCGCGGGGGACTTCAACACGCCCGAGGAGAGCCGGATCTATTCGCGGTGGTGGTCGCGATTTTCAGATGCGTTCGAGGAGGCGGGGATCGGTGCGGGCTACAGCTGGCACTCACGCTGGCATGGGATCCGTATCGATCACATTCTGATGAACGATCGGGTCGCTTCCCGGCGAACGTGGATCGGACCGGATCTCGGATCCGACCACGTTCCGGTGCTTGCGGATCTTGTCGTCCGGCCTCAGCGCACCAGCACGGCGCGATAG
- a CDS encoding glycosyltransferase family 2 protein, giving the protein MADLSSPARPAPTVTIIIPMRNERENIATCLASVLASDLPAMGTIEVLVLDGASTDGSDEIVRRIAVEDPRVQLLDNPDRLQAAAFNRGLAAARGDFVVRMDAHSSYAADYVAECVRLLEETGAGNVGGVQRAHGTTWVTRAIAAAVSSPFAAGDAKYRNATAPAFTDTVYLGAWRTTTLRELGGMRTDWAVNEDYEMNIRLRARGDTVYLSPTIRSTYQVRGTLPKLARQYARYGFWKVRTLLEHRTSIRWRQLVAPTFVLSVILTPWLVAHLGVLGAAHLVAYAAVSVLASTRIASKQGLALLPILPIVFLVIHLAWGIGFWAGLAYWPMRHERQGRG; this is encoded by the coding sequence GTGGCGGACCTTTCCTCTCCAGCGCGCCCTGCCCCGACTGTCACGATCATCATCCCGATGCGCAATGAGCGGGAGAATATCGCGACATGTCTCGCGTCAGTGCTCGCCAGCGACCTCCCCGCGATGGGGACGATCGAGGTGCTGGTCCTCGACGGCGCCAGCACCGATGGCAGCGATGAGATCGTCCGCCGCATCGCCGTGGAAGATCCACGGGTGCAACTCCTCGACAATCCCGATCGTCTGCAGGCGGCCGCGTTCAATCGCGGCCTCGCCGCTGCGCGCGGCGACTTCGTGGTCCGGATGGATGCCCACTCGAGCTACGCGGCAGACTACGTGGCCGAGTGCGTCCGGCTCCTCGAAGAAACCGGCGCGGGGAATGTGGGTGGCGTCCAGCGCGCACACGGAACGACGTGGGTGACCCGCGCGATCGCCGCGGCGGTTTCGTCCCCATTCGCCGCCGGCGACGCGAAATATCGGAACGCCACTGCCCCGGCGTTCACCGACACCGTGTACCTCGGCGCCTGGCGCACGACGACGCTCCGCGAGCTCGGCGGCATGCGTACCGACTGGGCGGTCAACGAAGATTACGAGATGAACATCCGGCTCCGCGCACGCGGCGACACCGTCTACCTCTCGCCGACGATCCGGTCGACCTATCAGGTCCGCGGCACACTTCCCAAGCTCGCCCGCCAGTACGCGCGATATGGCTTCTGGAAGGTGCGCACGCTGCTGGAGCACCGCACTTCGATTCGCTGGCGCCAGCTGGTGGCGCCGACGTTCGTCCTCTCCGTGATACTCACGCCGTGGCTCGTGGCGCACCTGGGAGTGCTCGGCGCAGCACATCTCGTGGCGTACGCCGCGGTCTCCGTCCTCGCAAGCACTCGGATCGCATCCAAGCAGGGACTCGCTCTGCTTCCGATTCTTCCGATCGTCTTCCTGGTGATTCATCTGGCGTGGGGGATCGGCTTCTGGGCCGGACTCGCCTACTGGCCGATGAGACATGAGCGACAGGGCCGCGGATGA
- a CDS encoding PEP-CTERM sorting domain-containing protein, which produces MIRSVAAGAALLAFVAVGAQAQAPVNVQFQVAGCSGVNVFNNPCNISESIGSYNGLSGQFAGGGTFQIWCVDETDNITPNIPTGFYNAWITSLGGSDFSQVNQPGIAPLAYEKAASLVQFMSGTDDFSSDNPHGSPGWGGNPEIQFAIWTIMGFDPSGHSDYDGTDVQHWIDLADASSIIPSEWVVISDDLGAGHGEQEFIAHVPEPTVPEPGTLSLVAFGLTGLAGAGLRRRRK; this is translated from the coding sequence ATGATTCGTAGTGTCGCAGCTGGCGCGGCCCTTCTCGCATTTGTCGCGGTCGGCGCCCAAGCTCAAGCCCCGGTCAACGTGCAGTTCCAGGTGGCCGGCTGTTCAGGGGTGAACGTGTTCAACAATCCCTGCAACATCAGTGAATCGATCGGCTCGTACAACGGCCTGTCGGGTCAGTTTGCCGGCGGGGGGACGTTCCAGATCTGGTGCGTCGACGAAACCGACAACATCACGCCGAACATTCCGACCGGATTTTACAACGCGTGGATCACCTCCCTCGGCGGAAGCGATTTCAGCCAGGTCAATCAGCCTGGCATCGCGCCGCTTGCATATGAGAAGGCAGCGTCGCTGGTTCAGTTCATGTCCGGAACCGACGATTTTTCGAGCGACAATCCCCACGGGTCGCCGGGATGGGGTGGCAATCCGGAGATCCAGTTCGCGATCTGGACAATCATGGGATTTGACCCCTCAGGTCATAGCGACTACGACGGCACCGACGTCCAGCACTGGATCGACCTTGCCGACGCCAGCTCGATCATCCCCAGCGAGTGGGTCGTCATCTCGGACGATCTTGGCGCTGGCCACGGTGAGCAGGAATTCATCGCGCACGTGCCTGAGCCGACCGTTCCGGAGCCGGGGACGCTCAGCCTGGTGGCGTTCGGACTCACTGGTCTTGCCGGTGCAGGTCTGCGCCGCCGCCGCAAGTAG
- a CDS encoding PEP-CTERM sorting domain-containing protein, whose protein sequence is MLRRIVGGVALAAVLATGASAQTVPVQFQVASCSGVNVFNDACGSSASIGSYNGLQGQFSSGPTFQIWCVDETDQITPGIPTGFYNAFATSLNGPFTNVYKPAGAPLNYTEAAVLTQEMSGTDDFIDPSNPATAHGATTWGGNPQIQFAIWTLMGYDPTGHSGYNAADVAHWTAFAAANTASIDPNDWVIISDALGAGHGEQEFLAQVSFPEEVPTPEPGTMAMLAVGLVGMAGAGFRRRRK, encoded by the coding sequence ATGCTGCGCCGTATTGTTGGTGGCGTTGCCCTCGCTGCGGTCCTTGCAACCGGCGCAAGCGCGCAGACCGTTCCCGTGCAGTTCCAGGTTGCCAGCTGCTCTGGCGTCAACGTCTTCAACGACGCTTGCGGTTCCAGCGCTTCGATCGGCTCGTACAACGGCCTCCAGGGCCAGTTCTCGAGTGGTCCGACGTTCCAGATCTGGTGCGTCGACGAAACCGACCAGATCACGCCGGGCATCCCGACCGGCTTCTACAACGCCTTCGCGACTTCGCTGAACGGGCCGTTCACCAACGTGTACAAGCCGGCTGGCGCCCCGCTGAACTACACCGAAGCGGCGGTGCTTACCCAGGAAATGAGCGGCACGGATGACTTCATCGATCCATCGAACCCGGCCACCGCTCATGGCGCGACCACGTGGGGCGGAAACCCGCAGATCCAGTTCGCAATCTGGACTCTGATGGGCTACGATCCGACTGGTCACTCGGGCTACAATGCGGCCGATGTCGCGCACTGGACAGCTTTTGCGGCCGCCAACACGGCGTCGATCGACCCGAACGACTGGGTGATCATCTCGGACGCCCTCGGAGCGGGTCACGGTGAGCAGGAGTTCCTGGCGCAGGTCTCGTTCCCGGAGGAAGTGCCGACCCCGGAGCCGGGCACGATGGCGATGCTGGCAGTCGGACTCGTCGGGATGGCGGGTGCAGGTTTCCGCCGCCGCCGGAAGTAG
- a CDS encoding S8 family serine peptidase, with product MRVFVRYVPLLASLVVGVPAAASAQTRSPAEMARLRDSVAQVGGRVIVMLKSSDTRQHIVAPGTPPVPSAEMDQIQSRLASTDALNVTGRSEMISAVFAMTDSARLEALNNDPNVLSMEADRLMFLQETRDGARVARTKSQDLPWGISQITAPDAWALGYRGDGVKVGIMDSGGDPTHPDLVWAGGYSAVDGGTSPSDWQDDVSVCLGHGTHVAGTVAAQDNGVGVVGVAPNVSLYAIKVFFNFSGQCAAYTSTQITALQWAVSQHIRVVNASIGGAFSSAYQTAVDQAAASGTFLVAAAGNDNGGAVEYPAAYPSAIAVSSLNSSNGRSSFSSAGSQVWVGAPGENIESTLPGGAYGFKSGTSMATPHVTGTVALLVQKNPSITLAGVRQALQNGALDIDAAGFDNNTGWGLDRAAFALGGGSAPLTIAVAPNARTASVQQGSTAPSDNAAVTLSGTNASTTAWTAVKKASWATLTTASGTGNGTVAWSRNPTGLAAGTYVDTITVSATGATGSPAVVYDTLHVTAPVIPVTLAVTPAARVVSVQQGSTAPSDNGTITLTGTNAATTSWTATKKQPWTTLTTASGTGSGTVAWSRNATGLAVGTYVDTITVTAPGAANGSPARIIDTLRVNAATIPVTMAVTPASRNVSAQQGTTGPGDNAAISFTGTNAQQTGWTAAKRQAWTTLTAQNGTGDGTVTWSRNLTGLAVGTYVDTITVTAPGAANGSPARIIDTLRVTAAVVPVTMAVAPAARNVSLQQGTAAAGDNAAITFTGTNAQQTGWTATKRQAWTALTAASGTGDGAVSWNRNTTGLAVGTYVDTITVSAPGAANGSPAMIFDTIRVTAAVVPVTLALSPSARSTTVQQGGAASGDNATVTLTGTNASTTGWTAAAKHSWTSLTVASGTGSGTVSWNRNASTLAAGTYVDTITVTAPGAANGSPAMIFDTLHVTAPVVALVVYPASRHAAAQQGTVAPGDTANVQLLASIAWTATNKHSWNSLTTASNIGNGRVVWSRNTAGLAPGLYVDTITVNAPGAVGSPSSVIDSFTVTPAAATILAVAPSSRHVSVQQGNSAPGDNATVTLSGGNAGTTIWTATKRQPWTTLTAATGTGSGTVSWTRNAAGLVAGTYVDTITVAAVGAVGSPSTVIDTLTITAAPVAIALTVSPAARSLSVAQGSVAPGDNATVTLTGTNAGTTAWTATGKKSWTTLTVASGTGSGVVQWNRNASGLAAGVYVDTITVTAPGAANGSPAMVFDTLRITSTPLIVTVAPQGHHKSVKAGTATSTDAAAVTLSGTGASTTNWHASNLRSWNSFSASSGTGNGTVSWVSNTASLAVGVYVDTITVAAGATSARIIDTMEVTGSTKSQKTIAVNPKGKSARALQVAGSASILAVETDSAMVQSDDSGDSWIASTTSSRLLLTRSQGSVNSPVVWQRSTEALSVGMHIDTIQVQLASDASVQAVFVDSLNVVSVSLPDPQAAVQDLFTSATISTDQRTVLDRLGNNNGFYDLGDFLAWVDRSHIHLTADVMAKLQSLAPGRAAGSTTGQSDTPKR from the coding sequence ATGCGCGTGTTTGTCCGATACGTTCCGCTGCTCGCGTCGCTCGTCGTCGGAGTCCCCGCCGCCGCGTCCGCCCAAACCCGTTCACCCGCCGAGATGGCTCGGTTGCGGGACTCGGTGGCTCAGGTTGGCGGGCGGGTCATCGTGATGCTCAAGTCATCCGACACGCGCCAGCACATCGTCGCTCCCGGCACACCGCCGGTCCCATCGGCCGAGATGGACCAGATCCAGTCGCGGCTGGCGAGCACCGATGCGCTGAATGTCACCGGGCGTTCGGAGATGATCAGCGCCGTCTTTGCCATGACGGATAGCGCGCGCCTCGAGGCGTTGAACAACGATCCCAATGTCCTCTCGATGGAAGCCGACCGGCTGATGTTCCTGCAGGAAACGCGAGATGGAGCGCGGGTCGCTCGAACCAAGAGCCAGGATCTCCCCTGGGGGATTTCCCAGATCACCGCGCCGGACGCCTGGGCCCTCGGCTATCGTGGCGACGGCGTGAAGGTCGGGATCATGGATAGCGGCGGCGACCCGACCCACCCCGATCTCGTCTGGGCCGGTGGCTACAGCGCGGTCGATGGCGGCACCTCTCCGTCGGACTGGCAGGACGACGTCAGTGTGTGCCTCGGCCACGGCACCCACGTGGCCGGCACGGTCGCCGCGCAGGACAACGGCGTCGGTGTCGTCGGTGTCGCGCCGAACGTGTCGTTGTACGCGATCAAGGTTTTCTTCAATTTCAGCGGTCAGTGCGCCGCGTACACCTCGACCCAGATCACCGCGCTGCAGTGGGCGGTGTCGCAGCACATCCGCGTCGTGAACGCCAGCATCGGCGGGGCATTCTCCAGCGCCTACCAGACCGCGGTCGACCAGGCTGCGGCATCGGGAACCTTCCTCGTCGCTGCCGCAGGGAATGACAACGGCGGAGCGGTCGAGTATCCGGCGGCATATCCGTCGGCGATTGCGGTGTCGTCGCTGAATTCATCCAACGGCCGTTCGAGCTTCTCGAGCGCCGGATCGCAGGTGTGGGTCGGTGCACCGGGTGAGAACATCGAGAGCACGTTGCCGGGCGGTGCGTACGGATTCAAGTCGGGAACGTCGATGGCCACGCCGCACGTGACCGGCACCGTCGCGTTGCTGGTGCAGAAGAATCCCTCGATCACGCTCGCCGGTGTCCGTCAGGCGCTGCAGAACGGTGCGCTCGATATCGATGCGGCCGGGTTCGACAACAATACCGGTTGGGGGCTTGATCGCGCGGCCTTCGCGCTGGGCGGCGGATCTGCGCCGCTCACGATTGCCGTCGCACCGAACGCCCGGACCGCGTCGGTCCAGCAGGGAAGCACGGCGCCGAGTGACAATGCGGCGGTCACGCTGTCGGGGACCAACGCGTCGACCACTGCGTGGACCGCGGTGAAGAAGGCGTCCTGGGCGACACTCACCACCGCCAGCGGGACCGGCAACGGCACCGTGGCGTGGAGCCGCAATCCCACCGGCCTTGCGGCTGGCACCTACGTCGACACGATCACCGTCTCGGCCACCGGTGCGACCGGTTCGCCAGCGGTGGTGTACGACACGCTGCATGTGACCGCGCCGGTGATTCCAGTCACTCTTGCGGTCACGCCGGCTGCTCGCGTCGTCTCGGTGCAGCAGGGATCAACGGCGCCGTCGGATAACGGCACGATCACACTCACCGGCACGAACGCCGCGACGACGAGCTGGACGGCGACCAAGAAGCAACCATGGACGACGCTGACAACGGCCAGCGGAACCGGCAGCGGAACCGTGGCCTGGAGCCGCAACGCCACCGGGCTTGCAGTCGGCACCTACGTCGACACGATCACCGTCACGGCGCCGGGCGCGGCCAACGGATCTCCGGCACGCATCATCGACACGCTGCGCGTCAACGCGGCGACGATTCCCGTGACGATGGCGGTCACTCCAGCGTCGCGAAACGTCTCGGCGCAGCAAGGCACGACCGGGCCAGGCGACAATGCGGCGATCAGCTTCACCGGCACCAATGCGCAGCAGACCGGCTGGACCGCTGCGAAGCGGCAGGCATGGACGACGCTGACCGCTCAAAACGGGACCGGTGACGGCACCGTGACGTGGAGCCGCAATCTCACCGGTCTCGCCGTGGGGACGTATGTCGACACGATCACCGTGACGGCGCCGGGTGCCGCGAACGGCTCGCCGGCCCGGATCATCGACACGCTGCGGGTGACCGCGGCAGTGGTCCCGGTGACGATGGCCGTCGCACCGGCGGCGCGAAATGTCTCCCTGCAGCAGGGGACGGCGGCCGCCGGCGACAACGCCGCGATCACCTTCACCGGCACCAACGCACAGCAGACCGGATGGACCGCGACGAAGCGGCAGGCGTGGACGGCTCTCACGGCCGCGAGCGGAACCGGCGATGGCGCCGTGAGCTGGAATCGCAACACGACGGGGCTCGCCGTCGGGACCTACGTCGACACGATCACGGTGTCGGCACCGGGTGCCGCGAACGGTTCGCCGGCGATGATCTTCGATACTATCCGGGTCACCGCGGCTGTGGTTCCGGTGACGCTGGCGCTCTCCCCTTCGGCGCGAAGCACGACGGTACAGCAGGGAGGAGCGGCGTCGGGCGACAACGCGACGGTGACACTGACCGGGACGAACGCGTCGACCACCGGGTGGACCGCGGCCGCGAAGCACAGCTGGACGTCGCTGACCGTTGCGTCGGGGACCGGAAGCGGCACGGTGAGCTGGAACCGCAACGCATCGACACTCGCGGCGGGGACATACGTCGACACCATCACGGTCACGGCGCCGGGAGCCGCGAACGGCTCGCCGGCGATGATCTTCGACACTCTGCACGTGACCGCGCCGGTCGTGGCGCTCGTGGTCTATCCGGCATCGCGGCATGCGGCGGCGCAGCAGGGCACCGTCGCGCCGGGAGACACGGCGAATGTGCAGCTCCTTGCGTCGATTGCCTGGACGGCAACGAACAAGCATTCATGGAACTCGCTCACGACTGCCAGCAACATCGGCAACGGGCGGGTGGTCTGGTCGCGAAACACCGCCGGCCTCGCCCCAGGGTTGTACGTCGACACCATCACTGTCAACGCACCGGGCGCGGTCGGTTCGCCGTCGTCCGTCATCGATTCGTTCACCGTGACTCCTGCTGCCGCGACGATCCTCGCGGTGGCGCCGTCGTCGCGCCATGTGTCGGTGCAGCAGGGGAATAGCGCACCGGGCGACAACGCGACGGTCACGCTGAGCGGTGGCAACGCCGGCACGACGATCTGGACGGCAACCAAGCGGCAGCCGTGGACCACGCTGACGGCCGCGACCGGTACGGGGAGCGGGACCGTGTCCTGGACCCGCAACGCCGCAGGTCTTGTCGCCGGGACATACGTCGACACCATCACGGTGGCGGCGGTCGGCGCCGTCGGGTCACCCTCTACGGTGATCGACACGCTGACCATCACGGCGGCGCCGGTCGCGATCGCCCTGACGGTCTCGCCTGCCGCGCGCAGCCTGTCGGTGGCGCAGGGGTCGGTGGCGCCGGGTGACAATGCGACCGTGACGTTGACCGGCACGAATGCCGGAACGACCGCATGGACCGCCACGGGCAAGAAGAGCTGGACGACGCTGACGGTCGCGAGTGGAACCGGATCGGGTGTGGTGCAGTGGAATCGCAACGCAAGCGGCCTGGCGGCGGGCGTGTACGTCGACACGATCACCGTGACGGCGCCGGGGGCGGCGAACGGTTCGCCGGCGATGGTGTTCGACACCCTGCGCATCACATCGACGCCGCTGATCGTGACCGTGGCGCCGCAGGGGCACCACAAGTCGGTCAAGGCCGGGACGGCGACGTCGACCGACGCCGCAGCGGTGACGCTGAGCGGCACCGGGGCGTCGACGACGAACTGGCACGCCAGCAACCTCCGAAGCTGGAATTCGTTCAGTGCCTCGTCCGGCACCGGCAACGGCACCGTGTCGTGGGTCTCCAACACGGCATCACTCGCGGTTGGCGTCTACGTCGACACGATCACGGTGGCGGCAGGAGCAACGTCGGCGCGGATCATCGACACGATGGAAGTCACCGGAAGCACCAAGTCACAGAAGACGATCGCGGTCAACCCGAAGGGGAAGAGCGCGCGCGCACTGCAGGTGGCGGGCTCCGCAAGCATCCTCGCGGTCGAAACCGATTCGGCGATGGTCCAGAGCGATGACAGCGGCGACAGCTGGATCGCGTCGACCACCTCGTCACGCCTGCTGTTGACCCGTTCGCAAGGCTCCGTCAACTCGCCGGTCGTGTGGCAGCGTTCCACTGAGGCGCTTTCGGTCGGGATGCACATCGACACGATCCAGGTGCAGCTCGCCAGCGACGCCAGCGTGCAGGCGGTGTTCGTCGATTCGCTCAACGTGGTATCGGTGTCACTTCCGGACCCGCAGGCCGCCGTGCAGGACCTCTTCACATCGGCGACGATCAGTACCGATCAGCGGACGGTGCTCGACCGGCTTGGCAACAACAATGGCTTCTACGACCTGGGTGATTTCCTGGCATGGGTCGACCGGTCGCACATCCACCTGACCGCCGATGTCATGGCGAAGCTGCAGTCGCTCGCACCGGGCCGGGCAGCCGGCAGCACGACCGGCCAGTCCGACACGCCGAAGCGCTGA
- a CDS encoding glycosyltransferase gives MRLLLLTSVYPSPRRPVKGVFNQQLVAALRAAGDDVRVVVPVPWTDLLVTRPTAPAAHETRYRVWWYPPRMAHRTHHRWMARSVLASVTAATRDWQPDLVAGYWTHPDGTVALHAARRLGVPGVLLVGGSDIHLLAKDRSRRKVIVDTLRDARRVITVGHPLRDAVIALGVDADHVGTFTRGVDTARFHPGAADHARAALGLPLDRPIAVWVGRMVPVKGVDVLLDAWHAIARHPSHPLLCLVGDGAGRRSLERRAADLGDTVRFIGNTPHAQLGDWYRAADVNLLPSRSEGIPNVLLEGLACGAPFIASDVGSVSSLVVDSCVLVPPGDRTALADALRHWAEIPPMSRRVTVAIDDRATATAALRRQFADVIGATDPHLQPIA, from the coding sequence ATGCGTCTGCTGCTGCTGACCAGTGTCTATCCCTCGCCGCGGCGGCCGGTCAAGGGAGTCTTCAATCAGCAGCTTGTCGCAGCGCTGCGCGCCGCAGGCGATGACGTTCGCGTCGTGGTGCCGGTGCCGTGGACCGACCTGCTCGTGACGCGTCCCACCGCACCGGCGGCGCACGAGACGCGCTACCGCGTCTGGTGGTATCCCCCTCGAATGGCGCATCGGACTCATCATCGCTGGATGGCGCGCAGCGTTCTCGCATCCGTGACCGCAGCGACGCGGGATTGGCAGCCAGATCTCGTGGCGGGGTACTGGACCCACCCCGACGGCACCGTCGCGCTGCACGCCGCGCGCCGCCTCGGTGTGCCGGGCGTCCTGCTCGTCGGGGGGTCGGACATTCATCTCCTGGCGAAGGATCGATCGCGCCGAAAAGTCATCGTTGACACGCTGCGCGACGCGCGCCGCGTGATCACCGTGGGGCACCCGTTGCGCGATGCCGTCATCGCACTCGGCGTCGACGCCGATCACGTCGGGACGTTTACCCGGGGCGTCGATACCGCGCGATTTCATCCCGGCGCTGCCGACCACGCCCGCGCGGCGCTTGGGCTGCCGCTCGATCGTCCGATTGCCGTCTGGGTCGGCCGGATGGTACCGGTCAAGGGAGTCGACGTGCTGCTCGACGCGTGGCACGCAATTGCACGGCATCCGTCGCACCCACTCCTCTGCCTGGTGGGCGACGGCGCCGGACGGCGATCACTCGAACGCAGGGCGGCTGATCTCGGCGACACCGTCCGATTCATCGGCAACACGCCGCACGCGCAGCTCGGCGACTGGTATCGCGCAGCCGACGTGAATCTGCTGCCGTCGAGATCGGAGGGGATCCCCAACGTGCTGCTCGAAGGGTTGGCGTGCGGCGCACCGTTCATCGCAAGCGATGTGGGGAGCGTGTCGTCACTCGTCGTGGATTCCTGCGTCCTCGTTCCGCCGGGTGACCGAACGGCGCTCGCCGATGCGCTGCGACACTGGGCCGAGATTCCGCCGATGTCGCGCCGGGTGACCGTGGCGATCGACGATCGCGCCACCGCGACCGCCGCACTGCGCCGGCAATTTGCCGACGTCATCGGCGCGACAGACCCGCACCTGCAGCCCATCGCGTGA
- a CDS encoding O-antigen ligase family protein: protein MTTLGANEPLGSDLVAAVRQATEAPPPRRSAVSGFSLSVASQGERLLIPLVGIYLGYAVVRLPEVFIELALPHLPMILMLIFMAMLVVTVPTDAWQLIWRRSPAFRLVMMLAVLAFVTAPIGIWPSESFQFFREKYLVVVIIFICCLVFLRDRRSLRLAVAIYVLCVAAVSYNVLHTYDPNAVVLNEDGDPIDPDVLAARPELRRLQMVGVSLDPNDFGAVLGTTFPLALWLSVGSFRRRVFWTGIAGLMVAAVVPTQSRGSELGFLAAAVVIVAAGARGWRRWFSFALVAGCVAMFVMMATGIGAGARFSDFSSDDYNVSGNEGRLYFWKQGMIWMIKRPWGYGISNFSTYFGMLNGEERAAHSSWVQYGMELGVAGLVLFILLCYSLVKGLRAIRKRAAARRAIDPEAKTEETLAGHMLAMLTGVLVTGTFLSNAYYPLMYMALGLAGATVLGSKLPEENPAEQALPPAPGRGVPRRRLRAFPGPASTS, encoded by the coding sequence GTGACGACGCTGGGAGCAAACGAACCGCTTGGATCCGACCTCGTTGCCGCGGTGCGGCAGGCGACGGAAGCACCGCCCCCGCGGCGCTCCGCTGTCAGCGGGTTCTCGTTGTCGGTCGCGAGTCAGGGCGAGCGCCTCCTGATCCCGCTCGTCGGGATCTATCTCGGGTACGCGGTCGTGCGTCTTCCCGAAGTGTTCATCGAACTCGCGCTGCCGCATCTGCCGATGATCCTGATGCTGATCTTCATGGCGATGCTCGTCGTGACGGTTCCCACCGATGCGTGGCAGCTGATCTGGCGGCGATCACCGGCGTTCCGGCTGGTGATGATGCTCGCCGTACTCGCTTTCGTGACGGCACCGATCGGAATCTGGCCGAGCGAATCGTTCCAGTTTTTCCGCGAGAAGTATCTCGTCGTCGTCATCATCTTCATCTGCTGCCTGGTCTTCCTTCGCGATCGACGAAGTCTGCGTCTCGCGGTGGCGATCTACGTCCTCTGCGTCGCCGCGGTGTCGTACAACGTGCTGCACACGTACGATCCCAACGCGGTCGTCCTCAACGAGGACGGCGACCCGATCGATCCCGACGTGCTGGCTGCGCGCCCGGAATTGCGGCGCCTGCAGATGGTCGGTGTGTCGCTCGACCCCAATGACTTCGGCGCCGTCCTCGGGACCACCTTTCCGCTGGCGCTCTGGCTCTCGGTGGGATCGTTCCGCCGCCGGGTGTTCTGGACCGGGATCGCCGGCCTGATGGTTGCCGCCGTCGTCCCGACGCAATCGCGCGGCTCCGAACTCGGCTTCCTCGCGGCCGCCGTCGTGATCGTCGCCGCAGGCGCGCGAGGATGGCGACGATGGTTTTCCTTCGCGCTGGTCGCCGGGTGCGTGGCGATGTTCGTGATGATGGCGACCGGCATCGGCGCCGGCGCGCGGTTCTCCGATTTCTCATCGGATGACTACAACGTCTCCGGCAACGAGGGACGCCTGTATTTCTGGAAGCAGGGGATGATCTGGATGATCAAGCGCCCCTGGGGCTACGGCATCTCCAACTTCTCGACCTATTTCGGGATGCTCAACGGCGAGGAACGCGCCGCGCACAGCTCGTGGGTGCAGTACGGCATGGAGCTCGGCGTGGCCGGGCTGGTCCTGTTCATCCTGCTCTGCTACTCGCTGGTGAAGGGGTTGCGCGCCATTCGAAAACGTGCCGCCGCGCGCCGTGCAATCGATCCCGAGGCGAAAACCGAGGAGACCCTCGCGGGGCACATGCTCGCGATGCTCACCGGCGTGCTCGTCACCGGGACGTTCCTGTCCAACGCGTACTATCCACTGATGTACATGGCGCTGGGACTGGCCGGAGCGACGGTGCTCGGCTCCAAACTTCCGGAAGAAAACCCGGCGGAACAGGCGCTCCCGCCGGCGCCCGGGCGCGGGGTACCGCGGCGGCGCCTGCGGGCGTTTCCCGGACCGGCGTCCACCAGCTGA